The following are encoded together in the Flavobacterium haoranii genome:
- a CDS encoding head GIN domain-containing protein: MKQTFLNIIAFSIFSFGFSQVEKNLGDFHKVTSFDQIDLQLVKSLENKIIIKGSGSSDVEVVNKNGELKIRMPLTKLLQGDNISATLYYTKLEALEANEGSRIASTDVFSGSHFDIILKEGSEINIELDVDKLTARTSNGSILTLKGRADFTDVLVNSGAKYEADELETKQTTITANAGGIAKVHATAYVNAKVRAGGDIVIFGKPKQIDQKIVAGGSIEQAN, from the coding sequence ATGAAACAAACATTTTTAAACATTATTGCTTTTTCAATTTTTTCATTTGGTTTTTCCCAAGTGGAAAAGAATTTAGGCGATTTTCATAAAGTAACATCATTTGATCAAATTGATTTACAATTAGTTAAATCATTAGAAAATAAGATAATTATTAAAGGTTCTGGTTCTAGCGATGTTGAAGTTGTAAATAAAAATGGCGAATTAAAAATTAGAATGCCATTAACAAAGCTTTTACAAGGTGATAATATCTCAGCAACTTTATATTATACAAAATTAGAAGCTTTAGAAGCTAATGAGGGTTCTCGAATTGCTTCAACTGATGTTTTTTCAGGTTCTCATTTCGATATTATTCTTAAAGAAGGTTCTGAAATAAATATAGAATTAGACGTAGATAAATTAACAGCTCGAACATCAAACGGTAGTATTTTAACTTTAAAAGGAAGAGCCGATTTTACTGATGTTTTAGTAAATTCTGGTGCAAAATACGAAGCTGATGAATTAGAAACTAAACAAACTACAATTACTGCAAATGCCGGCGGTATAGCTAAAGTACATGCTACCGCTTATGTAAATGCTAAGGTTAGAGCTGGTGGTGATATTGTTATTTTTGGTAAACCAAAACAAATCGATCAAAAAATTGTAGCTGGCGGTAGTATTGAACAAGCTAACTAA
- a CDS encoding Tex family protein: MTNIQFIQTATQLPVKGIENTLQLLAEDCTIPFISRYRKDRTGNLDEVQIETIAKLSKQFDEIVKRKDSILKSIEEQNALTTDLKVKIEASFDLQELEDLYLPYKKKRKTKADTARENGLEPLAKIIMSQKNDDLEYLASKYINDKVSNEDEALQGARDIIAEWINENIFIRKNLRRTFQRKALVETKVVKTKKDEEEAQKFKQYFDWSENLMKAPSHRLLAMLRAEAEGFVKFKISLSDEDKEETLRFIDKTIIKNEGESAFHIEKAIDDSYKRLLEPAISNEVLQEAKEKADIKAIDVFSENLRQLLLAPPLGEKRILAIDPGYKTGCKVVCLDEKGDLLYNENIYPHAPQNESAMAMKKIRSMVNAYNIEEISIGNGTASRETEFFIKKIAFDKPIQVFVVSEAGASVYSASKIAREEFPSYDVTVRGAVSIGRRLSDPLAELVKIDPKSIGVGQYQHDVDQTKLNSALDSAVISCVNKVGINLNTASKSLLSYVSGIGEKMAENIVAFRSENGPFEDRNQLKKVPRLGEKAFQQAAAFIRIKDGKNPLDNSAVHPESYKMVEKMAKDLGIQVSELIGNKEQISKIQADKYITENVGILGIQDIIKELEKPGLDPRKAAKVFEFDPNVRSIANVKPGMILPGIVNNITAFGCFVDIGIKESGLVHISQLKEGFVSDVNEVVKLHQHVQVKVVEVDEARKRIQLSMII, translated from the coding sequence ATGACAAACATCCAATTCATACAAACAGCGACCCAACTTCCTGTAAAAGGAATCGAAAATACATTACAATTATTAGCTGAAGATTGTACCATTCCATTTATTTCGCGTTACCGAAAAGATAGAACTGGAAATCTTGATGAGGTTCAAATTGAAACGATTGCAAAGCTGAGCAAACAATTCGACGAAATTGTAAAACGCAAAGATTCGATTTTAAAATCTATCGAAGAGCAAAATGCGTTAACAACTGATTTAAAAGTAAAAATTGAAGCCAGCTTCGATTTACAAGAATTGGAAGATTTGTATTTACCTTATAAAAAGAAACGCAAAACCAAAGCCGATACCGCTCGCGAAAACGGATTAGAACCGTTGGCAAAAATCATCATGAGTCAAAAAAATGACGATTTAGAATATTTAGCATCTAAATATATTAACGATAAAGTATCCAATGAAGACGAAGCCTTACAAGGTGCTCGCGATATTATTGCCGAATGGATTAATGAAAATATCTTTATTCGTAAAAATCTACGTCGCACGTTTCAAAGAAAAGCTTTGGTTGAAACTAAAGTGGTAAAAACCAAAAAAGACGAAGAAGAAGCACAAAAATTCAAACAATATTTCGATTGGAGTGAGAATTTAATGAAAGCACCTTCACATCGATTATTAGCAATGCTGCGTGCAGAAGCGGAAGGTTTTGTAAAATTTAAAATTTCACTTTCCGATGAAGATAAAGAGGAAACGTTACGTTTTATTGACAAAACGATTATTAAAAATGAAGGTGAAAGCGCATTTCATATTGAAAAAGCAATTGATGATAGTTACAAACGCTTGTTAGAACCTGCTATATCTAATGAAGTTTTACAAGAGGCTAAAGAAAAAGCAGATATCAAAGCAATAGACGTTTTCTCCGAAAATTTACGCCAATTGTTGTTAGCGCCACCATTAGGTGAAAAACGAATTTTAGCTATCGATCCGGGATATAAAACGGGTTGTAAAGTGGTTTGTTTAGACGAAAAAGGCGATTTGCTGTACAACGAAAATATTTATCCCCATGCGCCGCAAAACGAAAGTGCCATGGCGATGAAAAAAATCCGTTCTATGGTCAATGCTTATAACATTGAAGAGATATCAATTGGTAACGGAACGGCGAGTCGTGAAACCGAATTTTTCATCAAAAAAATTGCTTTTGATAAGCCTATTCAGGTTTTTGTAGTTTCCGAAGCAGGTGCGTCTGTTTATTCGGCGAGTAAAATTGCCCGTGAAGAATTTCCAAGTTATGATGTAACCGTTCGTGGTGCTGTTTCTATCGGGAGAAGATTAAGTGATCCGTTGGCCGAATTGGTAAAAATTGATCCGAAATCCATCGGAGTAGGGCAATACCAACATGATGTAGACCAAACCAAATTAAATTCAGCATTAGATTCTGCAGTAATTAGTTGTGTTAACAAAGTTGGAATTAATTTGAATACCGCCAGCAAATCGTTGTTGAGTTATGTCTCAGGAATTGGCGAAAAAATGGCGGAAAACATTGTCGCTTTCCGTTCCGAAAATGGTCCGTTTGAAGATAGAAACCAATTAAAAAAAGTACCGCGTTTAGGTGAAAAAGCATTCCAGCAAGCGGCAGCGTTCATCCGAATTAAAGACGGAAAAAATCCGTTGGATAATTCGGCTGTGCATCCTGAATCGTACAAAATGGTGGAAAAAATGGCAAAAGATTTAGGAATTCAAGTTTCGGAACTCATTGGTAACAAAGAACAAATCAGTAAAATTCAAGCCGATAAATATATTACAGAAAATGTAGGTATTTTAGGAATTCAAGATATTATTAAAGAATTAGAAAAACCAGGATTAGATCCACGAAAAGCGGCTAAAGTGTTCGAATTTGATCCCAATGTTCGTTCGATTGCTAATGTAAAACCTGGTATGATTTTACCTGGAATTGTAAATAATATTACTGCTTTTGGTTGTTTTGTTGATATCGGAATTAAAGAAAGTGGATTGGTTCACATTTCACAATTAAAAGAAGGCTTTGTTTCCGATGTAAATGAAGTAGTGAAATTACACCAACATGTTCAAGTAAAAGTAGTTGAGGTTGATGAAGCGAGAAAACGTATTCAATTATCGATGATTATATAA
- a CDS encoding DUF1294 domain-containing protein: MSPVLIYLIFINCVTFFIFGLDKWLARNNKNRISERTLLSFAFVGGIIGGILGMLVFRHKTQKTSFKLAIGAILILQIIALYFKVIPFDYF; encoded by the coding sequence ATGTCGCCCGTATTGATTTATCTTATTTTTATCAATTGTGTAACCTTCTTTATTTTTGGGTTAGATAAATGGTTGGCACGCAACAATAAAAACAGAATTTCTGAACGAACGTTATTAAGCTTTGCTTTTGTTGGCGGTATAATTGGTGGTATTTTAGGAATGCTGGTTTTTCGTCATAAAACACAAAAAACTTCCTTTAAATTGGCAATTGGTGCCATTTTAATTTTGCAAATCATTGCACTTTATTTCAAAGTAATTCCTTTTGACTATTTCTAA
- a CDS encoding DUF1905 domain-containing protein, with translation MKFKGILKAFEENSLGYGPHIVIPNDIFENMLQLAPDKRIKCTLNSSLTVSRAMSPKGDFHYILLNKDVLKKCKLEIGDEVLVELQPDISKYGIDITEEMEEVLFSDPEGSDLFHKLTPGVQRSLIYLINKIKSSQLRIERSFVILEHLKKMKGKVDGKILQQDFKEFRNKIKF, from the coding sequence ATGAAGTTTAAAGGAATTTTAAAAGCATTTGAAGAAAACAGTTTGGGATATGGTCCGCATATTGTAATACCAAATGATATTTTTGAAAATATGCTCCAATTAGCGCCTGATAAACGAATAAAATGCACTTTAAATTCTAGTTTAACAGTATCTAGAGCAATGTCACCAAAAGGTGATTTTCATTATATACTTCTAAATAAAGATGTTTTGAAAAAATGTAAACTCGAAATTGGTGATGAAGTTTTGGTAGAATTACAACCTGATATTTCTAAATATGGGATTGATATTACTGAAGAAATGGAAGAAGTTTTATTTAGTGACCCAGAAGGAAGTGATTTATTTCATAAACTTACTCCTGGTGTTCAACGATCATTAATTTATTTAATAAATAAAATTAAAAGTTCTCAACTAAGAATAGAACGCAGTTTTGTAATCTTAGAACATTTAAAAAAGATGAAAGGAAAAGTAGATGGAAAAATACTCCAACAAGATTTTAAAGAATTTCGAAATAAAATAAAATTTTAA
- a CDS encoding LysE family translocator produces MHFQDILTAIPWGLLLAFSIGPGFFVLLETSITKGFRAAFTFDLGIVFGDVLFILIAYLSTNKLLEQLKDNPALFIIGGLIMFVYGLVSFIMLKRNFKKKQEEEKDDDNIPKNNYFGLFFKGFLLNFINIGVLGFWMMIIITYGPQMNMNTQRISIFFTAILAFYLLFDVAKILLAKQLKNKLTPQNIYKIKRVISIIILIFGLFFMLQGLFPKMKNDLTKKIESVEKEV; encoded by the coding sequence TTGCATTTTCAAGACATACTTACCGCAATTCCTTGGGGACTTTTATTAGCCTTTTCTATTGGGCCAGGTTTTTTTGTTTTATTAGAAACTAGTATTACAAAAGGATTTAGAGCTGCTTTTACCTTCGATTTAGGAATTGTATTTGGCGATGTACTTTTTATTCTTATAGCTTATTTAAGTACCAATAAACTTCTAGAACAATTAAAAGATAATCCTGCTTTATTTATTATTGGAGGTTTAATTATGTTCGTTTACGGATTAGTTTCTTTTATTATGTTAAAACGTAATTTTAAAAAGAAACAAGAAGAAGAAAAAGACGACGATAATATTCCAAAAAACAATTATTTCGGATTATTTTTTAAAGGTTTCCTTTTAAATTTCATAAACATTGGCGTATTAGGATTTTGGATGATGATTATCATTACTTACGGTCCGCAAATGAATATGAATACACAAAGAATATCTATTTTCTTTACCGCTATTTTAGCTTTTTATTTACTTTTTGATGTTGCTAAAATTTTACTAGCCAAACAATTAAAAAATAAACTTACGCCACAAAATATTTATAAAATTAAACGCGTTATTAGTATTATAATATTAATATTTGGTTTATTCTTTATGCTACAAGGTTTGTTTCCAAAAATGAAAAACGATCTTACTAAAAAAATTGAAAGTGTAGAAAAAGAGGTTTAA
- the rnr gene encoding ribonuclease R has protein sequence MSKKPKKLGKKAKDFTSQIFKILAKEPSKSFNYKQIAAQLELTDTKSRNEIIRDLKLLKSQDKIHETDRGKYQMVSKAEYYEGYIDMTSRKTGYFVCDDLEDDVFVPFINLNHALDGDKVKAYIYNRRSSRRPEAEVLEILERAKEEFVGVIDVQKNFAFVTTANTKMYTDIFIPKNKIGDAEHGDVVLVKMEDWPKKADSPFGSVIKVLGKPGEHNTEIHAILAEYGLPYDFPIEVEAYANKIDTSITEEEIKKRRDMRDVLTFTIDPKDAKDFDDALSFQVLENGNYEIGVHIADVSHYLQEGTILDDEAYKRATSVYLVDRVVPMLPEVLSNFACSLRPHEEKYTFSAVFQLNNKAEVLDAWFGRTVIYSDQRFAYEEAQSIIETKSDVIPAEISLTGSEYSVPKPIVDATLKMDELAKILRRKRMAAGAISFDKVEVKFNLNENAEPIGVYFKQSKDANHLIEEFMLLANRKVAEFIGKQKKTFIYRIHDEPNEDKLINLQTVISKFGYSINFKSKKDISNSLNNLLKEVQGKKEQNLVDTLTIRSMSKAAYSTENIGHYGLAFDYYSHFTSPIRRYPDVMAHRLLQHYLDGGKSVSEEDYEEKCVHSSQMENLAANAERDSIKYMQVKYMQDHKDQEFLGVISGVTEWGIYVEIIENKCEGMCRIREIKDDYYVFDEKQYALVGEVSKNIIQLGDEVYVKVKNADLVKKQLDFWFLRKKED, from the coding sequence ATGAGTAAGAAACCTAAAAAATTAGGTAAAAAAGCAAAAGATTTTACCTCTCAAATTTTTAAAATTTTAGCCAAAGAACCTTCTAAATCTTTTAACTATAAACAAATTGCAGCGCAACTAGAGTTAACAGATACCAAAAGTAGAAACGAAATTATTCGCGATTTAAAGCTTTTAAAATCTCAAGATAAAATTCATGAAACCGATCGTGGTAAATACCAAATGGTTTCTAAAGCAGAATATTACGAAGGTTATATAGATATGACTTCCCGTAAAACTGGTTATTTTGTTTGCGATGATTTAGAAGACGATGTTTTTGTGCCTTTTATAAATTTAAATCACGCTTTAGATGGTGATAAAGTAAAAGCTTACATCTATAACAGAAGAAGTTCTCGTCGACCAGAAGCTGAAGTTTTAGAAATTTTAGAAAGAGCCAAAGAAGAATTCGTTGGTGTTATAGATGTTCAAAAGAATTTTGCTTTTGTAACTACTGCAAATACAAAGATGTATACCGATATTTTTATTCCTAAAAATAAAATAGGTGATGCCGAACATGGTGATGTAGTTTTAGTGAAAATGGAAGATTGGCCTAAAAAAGCCGATTCTCCTTTTGGTTCTGTAATTAAAGTATTAGGAAAACCAGGCGAACACAACACTGAAATTCATGCGATTTTAGCGGAATACGGTTTACCTTATGATTTTCCAATTGAAGTGGAAGCGTATGCAAATAAAATTGATACTTCAATCACAGAAGAAGAAATTAAAAAACGTCGCGATATGCGTGATGTTTTAACCTTTACGATTGATCCAAAAGATGCAAAAGATTTTGATGATGCGTTATCGTTTCAGGTTTTAGAAAATGGAAATTATGAAATAGGAGTTCATATTGCCGATGTTTCTCATTATTTACAAGAAGGAACGATTTTAGATGATGAAGCTTATAAAAGAGCTACTTCGGTTTATTTAGTAGATCGAGTGGTTCCAATGCTTCCTGAAGTTTTGTCAAATTTTGCTTGTTCACTTCGTCCACATGAAGAAAAATATACGTTTTCAGCGGTTTTTCAATTGAATAATAAAGCAGAAGTTTTAGATGCATGGTTTGGACGAACAGTAATCTATTCTGACCAACGTTTTGCTTATGAAGAAGCACAGAGTATTATCGAAACAAAATCAGACGTTATTCCAGCCGAAATTTCATTAACCGGAAGCGAATATAGTGTTCCAAAACCAATTGTTGATGCTACTTTAAAAATGGATGAATTAGCTAAAATTCTTCGAAGAAAAAGAATGGCAGCTGGAGCAATTTCGTTTGATAAAGTAGAAGTAAAATTCAATTTAAATGAAAACGCAGAACCAATTGGAGTATACTTTAAACAAAGTAAAGATGCGAATCATTTGATTGAAGAATTCATGTTGTTAGCGAATAGAAAAGTAGCAGAATTCATTGGGAAACAAAAGAAAACTTTTATTTATAGAATTCACGATGAACCAAATGAAGATAAATTAATCAATCTTCAAACTGTGATTTCTAAGTTTGGGTATTCGATTAATTTCAAATCTAAAAAAGACATTTCAAATTCGTTAAATAATTTATTAAAAGAAGTTCAAGGTAAAAAAGAACAAAATTTAGTAGATACACTTACTATTCGAAGTATGAGCAAAGCTGCTTATTCGACTGAAAATATTGGTCACTACGGATTAGCCTTTGATTATTACAGTCATTTTACCTCGCCAATTCGTCGTTATCCGGATGTTATGGCACACCGTTTGTTACAACATTATTTAGATGGTGGAAAAAGTGTAAGTGAAGAAGATTATGAAGAGAAATGTGTACATTCTTCACAAATGGAAAATTTAGCTGCAAATGCTGAAAGAGATTCTATTAAATACATGCAGGTTAAATACATGCAAGATCATAAAGATCAGGAGTTTTTAGGTGTAATTTCTGGAGTTACCGAATGGGGAATTTATGTAGAAATCATCGAAAATAAATGTGAAGGAATGTGCCGTATTCGTGAAATTAAAGACGATTATTATGTATTCGATGAGAAACAATATGCATTAGTTGGTGAAGTTTCAAAGAATATTATACAATTAGGAGATGAAGTATACGTTAAAGTAAAAAATGCCGATTTAGTTAAAAAACAACTAGATTTTTGGTTTTTAAGGAAAAAAGAAGATTAA
- a CDS encoding cation diffusion facilitator family transporter → MSHNHVHIHKHEVKGKNLFFSIILNVIITLAQIIGGIISGSLALISDALHNFSDVLSLVFSLVAHKLSRRKASLDQTFGYKRAELLAAFVNAATLIIVAFILIYGAIERLINPHPIESTLVIWLALLGIIVNGLSVILLKKDADHNLNMKSAYLHLLTDMMASVAVLVGGLVMKFYGWFWVDSAMTILIAIYLIVVGFDLIIKSTKMLMLFTPEDIDIKAIVREVHKIEGVNKLHHIHVWHLNEEELHLEAHLDCSEDIKMSEFNDLLFKVESVLFQQFGINHINIQPEFKKEDPKDYIVQD, encoded by the coding sequence ATGAGCCACAATCACGTTCACATACATAAGCATGAAGTAAAAGGTAAAAATCTTTTTTTTTCAATTATACTGAATGTGATTATTACTTTGGCTCAAATTATAGGAGGAATTATATCTGGAAGTTTAGCTTTAATTTCTGATGCTTTGCATAATTTTTCCGATGTATTATCGCTTGTTTTTAGTTTAGTTGCACATAAATTATCAAGAAGAAAAGCTTCATTAGATCAAACTTTTGGGTATAAACGTGCCGAATTATTAGCCGCGTTTGTAAACGCGGCTACTTTAATAATAGTGGCTTTTATATTAATTTATGGAGCAATCGAGCGATTAATAAATCCTCATCCTATTGAATCAACTTTAGTAATTTGGTTAGCGTTATTAGGAATTATAGTAAACGGATTATCAGTAATTCTACTTAAAAAAGATGCCGATCATAACTTAAATATGAAATCGGCTTATTTACATTTACTTACCGATATGATGGCTTCTGTTGCAGTTTTAGTTGGTGGATTAGTAATGAAGTTTTATGGTTGGTTTTGGGTAGACAGCGCTATGACAATTTTAATTGCGATTTACTTAATTGTTGTTGGATTCGATTTAATCATAAAATCAACAAAAATGTTAATGTTGTTCACGCCTGAAGACATCGATATTAAAGCAATTGTTCGTGAAGTTCATAAAATAGAAGGTGTTAATAAATTACATCACATTCATGTTTGGCATTTAAATGAAGAAGAATTGCATTTAGAAGCGCATTTAGATTGTTCTGAAGATATTAAAATGAGTGAATTCAACGATTTACTTTTTAAAGTAGAAAGTGTACTCTTTCAGCAATTCGGAATTAATCATATCAATATTCAACCCGAATTTAAAAAAGAAGATCCTAAAGATTATATTGTTCAAGATTAG
- the rpiB gene encoding ribose 5-phosphate isomerase B — protein sequence MIISIGNDHAGPEYKKAIVKYLEVNEHIVINHGTDTFESVDYPDFGHPVAYDVESGKAELGIVICGSGNGIAMTANKHQGVRAALCWTKEIAQLAREHNDANVISIPARFTSIEQAVEMVHTFLTTAFEGGRHDRRVQKIACK from the coding sequence ATGATTATCTCAATAGGAAACGACCATGCTGGTCCTGAATACAAAAAAGCGATTGTTAAGTATTTAGAAGTTAACGAACACATAGTTATTAACCACGGAACCGATACTTTTGAAAGTGTAGATTATCCCGATTTTGGTCATCCAGTAGCCTATGACGTTGAAAGCGGAAAAGCCGAATTAGGAATTGTGATTTGTGGTTCAGGAAACGGAATTGCTATGACCGCTAATAAACATCAAGGTGTTAGAGCTGCACTTTGTTGGACAAAAGAAATTGCACAATTAGCTCGCGAACATAACGATGCAAATGTAATTAGTATTCCTGCGCGTTTTACATCTATTGAACAAGCAGTTGAAATGGTTCATACATTTTTAACAACAGCTTTTGAAGGCGGTCGCCATGATAGACGCGTTCAAAAAATTGCTTGTAAATAA